A genomic window from Pirellulales bacterium includes:
- a CDS encoding DUF1501 domain-containing protein yields MHPLFEEWVRTETRRQFLRQGANALGMAALASLGGNSFLRPAAAGQDVLQAIGPHFAPKAKQVIYLHMVGGPSQLDLFDYKPQMQDWYDKDLPDSIRKGQRLTTMTSGQARFPVAPSKFKFAQHGNCGMWISELLPNLAKAADDICFIRSMNTEAINHEPAISYIQTGNQITGRPCLGSWVSYGLGSMNADLPTFVVLVAKPTNTEQVQAISARLWSAGYLPGEHAGVSFRSGGDPILYINNPDGVPSSVRRTTLDGLRELNELNYQQVGDPETHTRIQQYELAFRMQSSVPELTDLSQEPESTFELYGESARKPGTFGHTALLARRMVERGVRFVQVYLNNWDTHSNVAGRLPDQCRDIDQPCYGLIQDLKSRGMLDETLIIWGGEFGRTIYSQGGLSKENYGRDHHPRCFTMWMAGGGSKGGTIYGETDDFSYNIVRDPVHIRDFHATVLQLLGFEHERFTYKYQGLDQRLTTVTDPARVIQELLA; encoded by the coding sequence ATGCACCCCCTCTTCGAAGAATGGGTTCGCACCGAAACGCGACGGCAGTTTCTGCGCCAGGGAGCCAACGCGCTGGGCATGGCCGCGCTGGCCTCGCTGGGCGGGAATAGCTTTCTTCGCCCCGCGGCGGCCGGGCAAGACGTGCTGCAGGCGATCGGCCCCCACTTCGCCCCCAAAGCCAAGCAGGTGATCTACCTGCACATGGTCGGCGGTCCGTCGCAACTCGACCTGTTCGATTACAAGCCGCAGATGCAAGATTGGTACGACAAGGATCTGCCCGACTCGATCCGCAAGGGGCAACGTCTCACGACGATGACCTCGGGCCAGGCGCGCTTTCCCGTCGCGCCGTCGAAGTTCAAGTTCGCGCAGCACGGCAACTGCGGCATGTGGATCAGCGAATTGCTGCCCAACCTGGCGAAGGCGGCCGACGACATCTGCTTTATCCGCAGCATGAACACCGAGGCCATCAACCACGAACCGGCCATCAGCTACATCCAGACGGGCAACCAGATCACGGGGCGACCCTGCTTGGGCTCCTGGGTCTCGTACGGTCTCGGCTCGATGAACGCCGATCTGCCCACCTTCGTGGTGCTGGTGGCCAAGCCGACGAACACCGAGCAGGTGCAGGCGATCTCCGCACGACTCTGGTCGGCCGGCTATCTGCCGGGCGAGCATGCCGGCGTGTCGTTCCGTTCCGGCGGCGACCCGATTCTCTACATCAACAATCCGGACGGCGTCCCCTCCTCGGTGCGTCGCACGACGCTCGACGGGTTGCGCGAGCTCAACGAGCTCAATTACCAGCAGGTAGGCGATCCCGAGACCCACACGCGCATCCAGCAGTACGAGCTCGCCTTCCGCATGCAGTCGAGCGTGCCGGAGCTGACCGACCTGTCGCAGGAGCCGGAATCGACCTTCGAGCTTTATGGCGAGTCGGCTCGCAAGCCGGGCACGTTCGGCCACACGGCCCTGCTCGCCCGGCGCATGGTGGAGCGCGGCGTGCGCTTCGTGCAGGTTTACTTGAACAACTGGGATACGCACTCGAACGTGGCAGGCCGCCTGCCTGACCAGTGCCGCGACATCGATCAACCCTGCTACGGCCTGATTCAGGATCTCAAATCGCGCGGCATGCTCGACGAGACGCTCATCATCTGGGGAGGCGAGTTCGGCCGCACGATCTACTCGCAGGGGGGGCTGTCGAAGGAGAACTACGGCCGCGACCATCACCCGCGCTGCTTCACCATGTGGATGGCGGGCGGGGGCTCGAAGGGGGGCACCATCTACGGCGAGACGGACGACTTCTCGTACAACATCGTCCGCGACCCGGTCCACATTCGCGACTTCCACGCCACGGTGCTGCAACTGCTCGGCTTCGAGCACGAGCGTTTCACGTACAAGTACCAGGGGCTCGATCAGCGTCTGACGACGGTGACCGACCCGGCGCGGGTGATTCAAGAGTTGCTGGCTTAA
- a CDS encoding DUF1553 domain-containing protein has translation MMRRISSAALVAVLLLVVSTARADDKISYNRSIRAVLAENCFACHGPDSGSRKAELRLDRHDDAVERGAIVPGEPDQSELVARIESDDPELLMPPASSHKKLTPEQKELLRRWISEGAEYEPHWSYIAPVRPALPEVADQAWPKNPIDYFVLARLDREGLAPAPEADRHVLARRASLDITGLPPEPALVEAFVADTAPEAYERYVDQLLASPHWGEHRGRYWLDAARYADTHGIHFDNFREMWSYRDWVIEAFNRNLPFDQFTIEQLAGDLLPNHTLDQTVASGFNRCNMTTNEGGVIPEEYVVLYARDRTETTSQVWLGMTTGCAVCHDHKFDPISQREFYEFSAFFNNTTQNAMDGNIKDTPPIVTVPREEDRATWEALPTQLAAARKEVEDRRGSARPEFDSWLAGPASGSLAANNVADGLVFHAPLDVSAGQALAVLVAGQPRPVAASAVPTFEAGVVADQAWKSRPETLVEVADVGDFERDQSFTCSAWVKVPADGLGGSIVARMDENTAFRGWDLWLENGRVGAHLINAWPDDALKVVGRGTLTKDKWQHVTLTYDGSSRAAGLKIYLDGAAQEVDVAADGLKNTTRATVPFKFAQRHSTARINDLGLQDVRLYDRVLAPEEITRMAGTARAAFLVAKPAEARTPAEADELYAYWLAGIDTTHQQLAAQVRELESTETAIKSRGTIAHVMQEKNDPALAYILFRGEYDKRRDEVRPGTPAVLPAFPADAPRDRLGLAQWLLLPEHPLTSRVTVNRFWQEVFGAGLVKTTGEFGVGGDLPTHPELLDWLAIEFRESGWDVKKLFRLMVTSATYCQSAATTPEKIERDPHNNLLARGPRFRMDGEMVRDNALAASGLLVPKLGGPSVKPYQPDGVWEAVAMIGSNTRDYKADSGENLYRRSMYTFWKRAAPPASMETFNAPSREVCTVRRERTNTPLQALVTLNDTQFVEAARRLAERALKEGGDTDADRMDFIMQRLLSRSLTDAERTVVERSLVDLLAYYREHADDAQKLVAVGESPADASLDVPTLAGWTMLTNELMNLDEVVNK, from the coding sequence ATGATGCGACGTATCTCCAGCGCGGCCCTGGTGGCCGTGCTGCTGCTCGTGGTCTCGACGGCGCGCGCCGACGACAAGATCAGCTACAACCGGTCGATCCGCGCGGTGCTGGCCGAGAACTGCTTCGCGTGCCACGGTCCCGATAGCGGCTCGCGCAAGGCAGAGCTGCGTCTGGACCGTCACGATGATGCGGTGGAGCGTGGGGCGATCGTCCCGGGCGAACCCGACCAGAGCGAGCTCGTCGCCCGCATCGAAAGCGATGACCCCGAGCTATTGATGCCGCCGGCGTCGTCGCACAAGAAGCTCACGCCCGAGCAGAAAGAGCTGCTGCGCCGCTGGATCTCTGAGGGAGCGGAGTATGAACCTCACTGGTCGTACATCGCTCCGGTGCGACCGGCCTTGCCCGAGGTAGCGGACCAGGCGTGGCCCAAGAACCCGATCGACTATTTCGTTCTCGCGCGGTTGGATCGGGAAGGGCTCGCGCCGGCCCCCGAGGCCGATCGCCACGTGTTGGCGCGGCGTGCGAGTCTCGACATCACCGGGCTGCCGCCAGAACCGGCGCTGGTCGAGGCGTTCGTCGCCGACACCGCGCCCGAGGCCTACGAGCGGTACGTCGATCAATTGCTCGCCTCGCCACACTGGGGCGAACATCGGGGCCGTTACTGGCTCGATGCCGCGCGCTACGCCGACACGCACGGCATCCACTTCGACAACTTCCGCGAGATGTGGTCGTACCGCGATTGGGTCATCGAGGCGTTCAATCGCAACCTGCCCTTCGATCAGTTCACCATCGAGCAGCTTGCCGGCGATCTGTTGCCGAACCACACGCTCGATCAGACCGTCGCGTCGGGCTTCAACCGCTGCAACATGACGACGAACGAAGGGGGGGTGATTCCCGAGGAGTATGTCGTCCTCTACGCGCGCGACCGCACGGAGACAACCTCGCAGGTCTGGCTCGGCATGACCACCGGTTGTGCGGTCTGCCACGACCACAAGTTCGATCCGATCTCGCAGCGCGAGTTCTACGAGTTCTCGGCGTTCTTCAACAACACGACGCAGAACGCGATGGATGGCAACATCAAGGACACGCCGCCGATCGTGACCGTGCCGCGCGAGGAAGATCGTGCCACGTGGGAGGCCCTGCCCACGCAGCTGGCCGCGGCGAGGAAAGAGGTCGAAGATCGGCGCGGCAGCGCGCGGCCCGAGTTCGACTCGTGGCTCGCTGGTCCCGCCAGCGGCTCGCTCGCGGCGAACAACGTGGCGGATGGCCTCGTCTTCCACGCTCCGCTCGACGTGAGCGCCGGCCAGGCCTTGGCGGTGCTCGTGGCGGGCCAACCCCGTCCCGTGGCAGCCAGCGCGGTGCCGACCTTCGAGGCGGGCGTGGTGGCCGACCAGGCCTGGAAGAGCCGCCCCGAGACGCTGGTCGAGGTGGCCGACGTTGGCGACTTCGAACGCGATCAATCCTTCACCTGCAGCGCCTGGGTCAAAGTTCCCGCCGATGGACTGGGCGGCTCGATTGTGGCCCGCATGGACGAGAACACCGCCTTCCGCGGCTGGGATCTGTGGCTCGAGAATGGCCGCGTCGGCGCGCATCTGATCAACGCCTGGCCCGACGACGCCCTCAAGGTAGTCGGCCGGGGTACGCTCACCAAGGACAAGTGGCAGCATGTCACGCTCACCTACGACGGTTCGAGCCGTGCCGCCGGACTCAAGATTTACCTCGACGGCGCCGCGCAGGAGGTCGACGTCGCGGCAGACGGTTTGAAGAATACGACCCGCGCCACGGTCCCCTTCAAGTTCGCGCAGCGGCATAGCACGGCGCGCATCAACGACCTGGGGCTGCAGGACGTGCGGCTGTACGATCGCGTGCTGGCGCCGGAAGAGATCACGCGCATGGCCGGCACGGCCCGCGCGGCGTTCCTGGTAGCCAAGCCGGCCGAAGCGCGCACGCCGGCGGAGGCGGACGAGTTGTATGCGTACTGGCTCGCTGGGATCGACACGACGCATCAACAATTGGCCGCCCAAGTGCGCGAGTTGGAAAGCACGGAGACCGCCATCAAGTCCCGCGGCACGATCGCCCACGTGATGCAGGAGAAAAACGACCCGGCGCTGGCCTACATCCTTTTCCGTGGCGAGTACGACAAGCGCCGCGACGAGGTTCGCCCCGGCACCCCCGCCGTCTTGCCCGCCTTCCCCGCAGACGCGCCGCGCGATCGCCTGGGCCTGGCACAGTGGCTCCTCCTGCCCGAGCATCCCCTCACCTCGCGCGTGACGGTGAATCGTTTCTGGCAGGAGGTGTTTGGCGCGGGGTTGGTCAAGACGACCGGCGAGTTCGGCGTCGGCGGCGACCTCCCCACTCATCCCGAGCTGCTCGATTGGCTGGCCATCGAGTTTCGCGAAAGTGGCTGGGACGTGAAGAAGCTGTTCCGGCTGATGGTCACGTCGGCCACGTACTGCCAGTCGGCGGCCACGACCCCGGAAAAGATCGAGCGCGATCCGCACAACAACCTGCTGGCCCGCGGTCCGCGGTTCCGCATGGATGGCGAAATGGTGCGCGACAACGCCTTGGCCGCCAGTGGCCTGCTGGTGCCGAAATTGGGGGGCCCGAGTGTCAAGCCCTACCAACCCGACGGCGTCTGGGAGGCGGTGGCGATGATCGGCAGCAACACGCGCGACTACAAGGCCGACTCGGGCGAGAACCTGTACCGCCGCAGCATGTATACCTTCTGGAAGCGAGCGGCCCCGCCCGCCTCGATGGAGACATTCAATGCCCCCAGCCGCGAGGTCTGCACCGTGCGGCGCGAGCGGACGAACACGCCGCTGCAGGCGCTTGTGACGTTGAACGATACGCAGTTTGTCGAGGCGGCCCGCCGGCTCGCCGAACGGGCGTTGAAGGAAGGAGGCGATACGGACGCCGACCGCATGGACTTCATCATGCAGCGGCTTTTGTCGCGTTCTCTCACGGACGCGGAACGGACGGTGGTCGAGCGTTCGCTCGTCGACCTCCTCGCTTACTACCGCGAGCACGCCGACGATGCCCAAAAGCTCGTGGCGGTCGGCGAGTCGCCAGCCGACGCCTCGCTCGACGTGCCGACGCTGGCCGGCTGGACGATGCTCACGAACGAGCTGATGAACCTGGACGAAGTGGTCAACAAGTAG
- a CDS encoding acyl-CoA dehydrogenase family protein, which translates to MGNPAVKREIFEPEHQLFRDSFRRFVEREIVPYHEQWEKDGVISREAWLKAGAAGFLCMDVPEEYGGAGLQDFRFNMIVVEELVRVGASGVGFSLQNDVILPYILHYATEEQKKRWLPKMVSGEIITAIAMSEPNTGSDLQGVRTTAIRDGDHYVVNGQKTFITNGLLNDLCIVVAKTDPTAKHAGISLIVVERGMEGYEHGRKLDKIGLRAQDTAELYFNNCRVPAENLLGGEGQGFYCLMNELPQERLSIAVGAVAACEVALEHTLEYCRTRTAFGRPIGTFQNSRFKLAECKTETHIARVFLDNCVLKHNRRELNVEEAAMCKWWTTETQKRIVDECLQLHGGYGYMMEYPIAKIYLDTRVQTIYGGTTEIMKEIIGRAMGF; encoded by the coding sequence ATTGGGAATCCTGCGGTGAAGCGAGAGATCTTCGAGCCCGAGCATCAGTTGTTCCGCGATTCGTTCCGCCGGTTCGTCGAACGAGAAATCGTGCCTTACCACGAGCAGTGGGAAAAGGATGGCGTCATCAGCCGCGAGGCCTGGCTCAAGGCCGGCGCCGCGGGCTTTCTCTGCATGGACGTGCCCGAGGAATACGGTGGCGCCGGACTGCAGGACTTCCGCTTCAACATGATCGTCGTCGAAGAACTGGTGCGTGTGGGGGCCTCGGGCGTCGGTTTCAGCCTGCAGAACGACGTGATCCTGCCCTATATCCTGCACTACGCCACCGAAGAGCAGAAAAAGCGCTGGCTGCCCAAGATGGTCAGCGGCGAGATCATCACCGCCATTGCCATGTCGGAACCGAACACCGGCAGCGACCTACAAGGCGTGCGCACCACGGCCATTCGCGATGGTGACCACTACGTCGTCAACGGTCAGAAAACGTTCATCACCAATGGCCTGCTCAACGATCTGTGCATCGTCGTGGCCAAGACCGATCCCACGGCCAAGCACGCCGGCATCAGTCTGATCGTCGTCGAACGTGGCATGGAAGGTTACGAGCATGGGCGCAAGCTCGACAAGATCGGCCTGCGCGCGCAAGACACGGCCGAGCTCTACTTCAACAACTGCCGCGTGCCGGCCGAGAACCTGCTCGGTGGCGAAGGGCAGGGTTTTTATTGTCTCATGAACGAGTTGCCCCAAGAGCGGCTCTCGATTGCCGTGGGCGCGGTGGCGGCGTGCGAAGTCGCGCTCGAGCACACCCTGGAATACTGTCGCACGCGCACCGCCTTCGGACGCCCGATCGGTACGTTCCAGAACTCACGCTTCAAGCTGGCCGAATGCAAGACCGAGACCCACATCGCCCGGGTCTTCCTCGACAACTGCGTCTTGAAGCACAACCGCCGCGAGCTGAACGTGGAAGAGGCCGCCATGTGCAAATGGTGGACGACCGAAACGCAGAAGCGAATCGTCGACGAATGCCTGCAACTGCACGGCGGTTACGGCTACATGATGGAATACCCCATCGCCAAGATTTACCTCGACACGCGCGTGCAGACCATCTACGGCGGCACGACCGAGATCATGAAGGAAATCATCGGCCGCGCCATGGGATTTTGA
- a CDS encoding sigma 54-interacting transcriptional regulator — MDRSVNTVSLQAIATSVAQERYLPDVLQRIVTELAAQPNVALTRIWLLQSGEVADGHESSTGSRTGRHLTLAASAGTSCAHHRHADWSRVDGARQHIELGTGKVGRIGATGESILVADTSTDQQWIVDQHWAHEEGIQSFAGHPLMFRGEILGVLALFSRDRLTQHDFDWLRLFADQAAVAIANARAFEEIEHLRRQLESENFYLREEVNEARAFGEIVGSSPALAKTLEQIELVAPTMASVLILGESGTGKELVARAIHERSQRRERPLVKVNCAAVPRDLFESEFFGHVKGSFTGAVKDRTGRFQLADRGTLFLDEVGEIPLELQGKLLRVLQEGQIERVGDDVTRRVDVRVIAATNRDLRAEVEAGRFRQDLFFRLSVFPIEVVPLRERREDIPALAELFLKRCCRNLCRDGVRLAPHDLDLLQQYAWPGNVRELQNVIERAAIGARQGTLDFSHLLPATRRQPARAPATARSSQDVLTRHEVEQFETANIAAALERTNWKIYGARGAAALLGMQPTTLASRMKRLGLHRPR, encoded by the coding sequence ATTGACCGCTCCGTGAATACCGTGTCGCTACAGGCGATCGCCACCTCGGTGGCCCAGGAACGCTACCTGCCCGATGTGCTGCAAAGGATCGTCACCGAGTTGGCCGCCCAGCCAAACGTCGCGCTGACGCGTATCTGGTTGCTTCAGTCAGGAGAAGTTGCCGACGGCCACGAATCCTCAACGGGGTCGAGAACAGGTCGCCACCTCACACTGGCCGCCAGTGCCGGCACATCCTGTGCCCACCATCGCCACGCCGATTGGTCGCGCGTCGATGGCGCACGCCAGCACATCGAGCTGGGTACCGGCAAGGTGGGAAGAATCGGCGCCACGGGCGAATCCATCCTCGTGGCCGACACTTCCACCGATCAGCAATGGATCGTCGACCAGCACTGGGCGCACGAGGAAGGCATCCAGAGCTTCGCCGGACATCCGCTGATGTTCCGCGGCGAGATTCTGGGTGTGCTCGCCCTGTTCAGCCGCGATCGACTGACGCAGCACGACTTCGACTGGCTGCGACTGTTTGCCGACCAGGCGGCAGTGGCAATTGCGAACGCAAGGGCCTTCGAAGAGATCGAGCATTTACGGCGTCAGCTCGAATCAGAAAACTTCTACTTGCGCGAAGAAGTCAACGAGGCGCGCGCCTTCGGCGAGATTGTGGGGAGCAGCCCTGCACTTGCCAAGACGCTCGAGCAGATCGAGCTCGTCGCTCCCACGATGGCCAGTGTCTTGATTCTGGGCGAATCGGGCACGGGCAAGGAACTGGTGGCCCGGGCGATCCACGAGCGGAGCCAACGCCGCGAGCGTCCCCTGGTCAAAGTGAACTGCGCCGCCGTTCCGCGCGATCTCTTCGAGAGCGAGTTCTTCGGTCATGTGAAAGGCTCGTTCACCGGCGCGGTCAAAGACCGCACCGGTCGCTTTCAGCTCGCCGACCGCGGCACCTTGTTCCTCGACGAAGTGGGAGAGATCCCGCTCGAACTACAAGGCAAGCTCTTGCGGGTACTGCAGGAAGGTCAGATCGAGCGTGTCGGCGATGACGTAACGCGGCGCGTCGACGTGCGGGTCATCGCCGCCACGAATCGCGACCTGCGGGCCGAAGTCGAGGCCGGTCGTTTTCGGCAGGATCTTTTCTTCCGCCTCAGTGTCTTCCCGATCGAAGTCGTCCCGCTGCGCGAGCGTCGCGAGGACATACCTGCCCTGGCCGAATTGTTTCTGAAACGTTGCTGCCGCAACTTGTGCCGTGACGGCGTGCGTCTCGCCCCTCACGACCTGGATCTGTTGCAGCAATATGCCTGGCCCGGCAACGTTCGCGAGCTGCAGAATGTCATCGAGCGTGCCGCGATCGGTGCTCGACAGGGCACGCTCGATTTCTCTCACCTGCTGCCGGCTACCCGGCGTCAACCTGCCCGAGCACCGGCGACGGCGCGCTCGTCGCAGGACGTGCTGACGCGACACGAAGTCGAGCAATTCGAAACCGCGAACATCGCCGCGGCTTTGGAACGCACCAACTGGAAGATTTACGGCGCGCGGGGGGCGGCGGCGCTCTTGGGCATGCAGCCCACGACGCTCGCCTCGCGCATGAAGCGACTGGGACTGCACCGGCCACGCTAG
- a CDS encoding DUF1559 domain-containing protein has product MFSGMKPHRRSALTLVELLVVIAIVSALMALLLPAVQSAREAGRRAQCANNLRQIGLAVHQYHEVVGTFPPGNVTHTAGICYGGAAGSAGYPSQDGANWCLAILPFLEQQPLYRQYDFDDFNEAPQNRVVRETRIPVFGCASDVGRDELGVPGSGPAGSFALNLPYRAGSYRAVSGRSDGIRFLDSAELGEFPRASRGAMHTVGVLGFSTESFAHVRDGTSQTLLVGESITRTTPSFRTFWAYSYAHYSLSAVTPQSRSLWGDYEACKQAGGTGTSLPCRRGWGSYHPGVLPFVFCDASVRPISIQIEMQVLAAMATIDGGETIGELP; this is encoded by the coding sequence ATGTTCAGCGGCATGAAGCCACATCGCCGTAGCGCGCTCACGCTCGTCGAATTGTTGGTTGTGATCGCCATCGTGAGCGCCTTGATGGCACTGCTGCTTCCCGCAGTCCAATCGGCACGCGAGGCGGGGCGACGTGCGCAGTGTGCGAACAACTTGCGACAGATCGGTCTGGCCGTTCACCAGTACCACGAGGTGGTAGGAACATTTCCGCCAGGCAATGTGACGCACACCGCCGGTATCTGCTATGGCGGCGCGGCCGGATCGGCGGGATACCCTTCACAGGACGGCGCCAATTGGTGTCTCGCCATACTACCGTTTCTCGAACAGCAACCGCTGTACAGGCAGTATGACTTCGACGACTTTAACGAGGCGCCTCAGAACCGGGTGGTGCGCGAAACACGCATTCCCGTCTTCGGTTGCGCGTCGGATGTGGGGCGCGATGAACTGGGTGTGCCTGGCAGTGGGCCGGCCGGCTCGTTCGCGCTGAACCTGCCCTATCGAGCCGGTTCTTACCGCGCCGTCAGTGGCCGCAGCGATGGCATACGTTTTCTGGATTCCGCCGAGTTGGGAGAATTCCCCCGCGCCAGCCGTGGCGCCATGCATACCGTTGGCGTGCTCGGCTTCAGCACCGAAAGCTTTGCTCACGTTCGGGACGGCACCTCGCAGACGCTGTTGGTCGGCGAGAGCATTACCCGAACCACGCCCTCGTTCCGTACATTCTGGGCCTATTCGTATGCGCACTACAGCCTGTCGGCCGTGACGCCACAGTCGCGGAGCCTGTGGGGAGACTACGAGGCGTGCAAGCAGGCGGGGGGGACCGGAACCTCATTGCCTTGTCGGCGCGGCTGGGGCAGCTATCACCCGGGCGTCCTGCCGTTCGTCTTTTGTGACGCATCGGTTCGCCCAATTTCAATCCAGATCGAGATGCAGGTGCTTGCAGCCATGGCAACCATTGACGGTGGTGAAACCATCGGCGAACTCCCCTGA
- a CDS encoding glycosyltransferase family 39 protein, translating to MSWDEGNAIRRAEGIAAWATLATTGEDDPFSSTIIGEHWRYTTTIEGHPAFYGIVITAGRALGERWLPPLAAARLGPILLFSLAVGCAAWRLAGDYSRVAAIAGSVALVTMPRLFAHAHYASFDGPLTSCWLIAWAFFEPARRGGWRFLPFGVALGTTLACKSPGWFAPLAFLLVSLVTRDRAGIRASLAGMLLALGVFWLLNPPLWHDPIGGFQEFVVLNTGRADRPQHNISTWFLGRMHNLDYPLPWYNTLLWTAIAVPLGTLALALVGIGHAARSGERETWLLVGCWGTLVLVRATPFAPPHDGLRLFLPSFAFLACLAGVGFDRLWRRFARRDLEISRGRLLLRRTLLALPLAAAAGSTAWYWPQELSYYNLAIGGLRGATALGMEPTYYWDSLDRHVFAWLDANTAPDEKILFGAAPPENLALLREWGTLRRGYRAADPGRYRWYVIQLRPSGWRDFDRWLLAHEQPAYQHTIRPSDRELGPWSLDVPLLNIYTYEQYERARAAVQIENSPAS from the coding sequence ATGAGCTGGGACGAAGGCAATGCCATTCGCCGCGCCGAGGGCATCGCCGCCTGGGCTACTCTGGCCACAACCGGAGAAGACGATCCTTTCTCGTCCACGATCATCGGCGAACATTGGCGCTACACGACCACCATCGAAGGGCATCCGGCGTTTTACGGCATCGTGATCACCGCCGGCCGTGCGCTGGGAGAACGTTGGCTGCCCCCCCTTGCCGCCGCGCGGCTTGGCCCCATCCTGCTCTTCTCGCTCGCCGTCGGCTGTGCGGCGTGGCGACTGGCGGGGGACTATTCGCGAGTAGCCGCGATTGCCGGCAGTGTGGCGCTCGTGACGATGCCGCGACTTTTCGCGCACGCGCATTACGCCTCGTTCGATGGGCCCCTCACAAGCTGCTGGCTCATCGCCTGGGCATTCTTCGAACCCGCGCGTCGCGGCGGCTGGCGATTTCTCCCCTTTGGCGTCGCGCTCGGCACAACACTGGCCTGCAAGTCCCCTGGCTGGTTCGCGCCGCTCGCGTTTCTGCTGGTGTCGCTCGTCACGCGCGACCGGGCCGGCATCCGGGCCAGCCTGGCCGGGATGCTCCTGGCGCTGGGGGTCTTCTGGCTCTTGAACCCGCCCCTCTGGCACGACCCGATCGGCGGTTTTCAAGAGTTCGTGGTCCTCAACACGGGGCGCGCCGACCGGCCGCAGCACAACATTTCGACGTGGTTTCTCGGCCGGATGCACAACCTCGATTATCCACTCCCCTGGTACAACACCCTGCTTTGGACGGCCATTGCCGTACCGCTAGGCACGCTCGCGCTGGCCCTGGTCGGCATCGGCCATGCCGCGCGGAGCGGGGAACGCGAAACCTGGCTCCTGGTCGGTTGCTGGGGAACACTCGTGCTCGTCCGCGCGACCCCCTTTGCGCCCCCCCACGACGGCCTTCGTCTCTTCCTGCCGAGCTTTGCCTTCCTCGCCTGCCTGGCCGGAGTCGGTTTCGATCGCTTGTGGCGCCGATTTGCCCGGCGCGACTTAGAGATCTCGCGCGGCCGCTTGCTCCTACGTCGCACGCTGCTTGCTCTGCCGCTGGCCGCCGCCGCCGGGAGCACCGCCTGGTATTGGCCGCAGGAGCTGTCGTACTACAACCTGGCGATCGGCGGCCTGCGCGGCGCGACCGCGCTAGGCATGGAGCCCACGTACTACTGGGATAGTCTCGACCGGCACGTCTTCGCCTGGCTCGACGCGAACACGGCGCCGGACGAAAAAATCCTCTTCGGCGCGGCGCCGCCAGAGAACCTCGCCCTGTTGCGCGAGTGGGGAACGCTCCGGCGAGGCTATCGCGCTGCAGATCCTGGCCGCTACCGCTGGTACGTCATCCAGCTACGCCCCAGTGGCTGGCGCGACTTCGACCGCTGGCTGCTCGCGCACGAGCAACCTGCCTACCAGCACACGATCCGCCCGAGCGATCGCGAGCTCGGCCCCTGGTCGCTCGACGTGCCGCTGCTGAACATCTACACGTACGAGCAATACGAACGAGCCCGCGCGGCCGTGCAGATCGAGAACAGCCCGGCGTCTTAG
- a CDS encoding AAA family ATPase encodes MYESYWQLDHKPFENNSDPNFYYPCESHQGALLKLRYSIENDRGGALLAGASGLGKTLLVHLLRRQLPEEYSPFVHLVFPQMAPAELLAYLADELGAPVAEPGRTTIDGSVRRLRTFLAENTRAGRHAVVAIDEAHLLEGPRVFETLRLLLNFETDSRPDLNLLLIGQPSLLPALERMPQFDERLGVKCLLRPMTLEETISYVSHRLTAARAPRPIFDSEALETIHHLTQGNPRRVNRLCDLALLIGFADELRTIGASQLETISQELVAVNPD; translated from the coding sequence ATGTACGAATCCTACTGGCAGCTCGACCACAAGCCGTTCGAGAACAACTCCGATCCGAACTTCTACTATCCCTGCGAGTCACACCAGGGAGCCCTGCTCAAGCTGCGCTACTCGATCGAGAACGATCGCGGCGGCGCCCTGCTGGCCGGCGCCTCGGGCCTCGGCAAGACGTTGCTCGTACACCTGCTGCGCCGGCAACTGCCCGAAGAGTACAGCCCGTTCGTCCATCTCGTCTTTCCGCAGATGGCCCCCGCCGAGTTGCTCGCCTACCTGGCCGACGAGCTAGGCGCGCCGGTCGCCGAGCCGGGCCGCACCACGATCGACGGCAGCGTCCGCCGCTTGCGCACCTTCCTCGCGGAGAACACGCGCGCGGGGCGGCACGCGGTCGTCGCGATCGACGAGGCACACCTGCTCGAAGGTCCCCGCGTGTTCGAGACGCTACGGCTGCTCTTGAATTTCGAGACCGATTCGCGCCCCGACTTGAACCTGCTGCTCATCGGTCAGCCTTCGCTCTTGCCGGCGCTCGAGCGCATGCCACAGTTCGACGAGCGGCTGGGCGTGAAGTGCCTGCTGCGTCCCATGACGCTGGAAGAAACGATCAGCTACGTGAGCCATCGCCTGACGGCCGCCCGGGCTCCGCGTCCCATCTTCGACAGCGAGGCCCTGGAAACGATCCACCATCTCACGCAGGGCAATCCTCGCCGCGTGAATCGCCTGTGCGATCTGGCGCTGTTGATCGGCTTTGCCGACGAGCTGCGCACGATCGGCGCCTCGCAGCTCGAGACCATCTCGCAAGAGCTCGTGGCCGTAAACCCCGACTGA